The following proteins come from a genomic window of Musa acuminata AAA Group cultivar baxijiao chromosome BXJ1-7, Cavendish_Baxijiao_AAA, whole genome shotgun sequence:
- the LOC103992611 gene encoding DDB1- and CUL4-associated factor homolog 1 isoform X1, translating into MEAVPGASADEMAPGTSSAAGSEEAKVNGEGDDEALVARAQKLIGKIVDTQENPNPRLLHALASILEAQESRYLQESVSSPFNNVRASHTIGRLANLVQENDEFYEAISSKFLSESRYSTGVRAAAARLILSCSSSWMYPHVFDDDVLDNIKTWLMEENIDSNDDCIWKHVFGEDKPTESEMLTTYATGLLALALASPGPVVEDILTSGLSAKLMRYLRTRILGDANVGQKNCTYPVEVKHASVASYLRGRDENKLRSREVSDAPRLEGLKAGDEGSSDDSCVHRDCDRVTRQVCSDEYWGDSLKPEITDSSTAVDGAYEMVEGNADLASNEWQDRNLLDGKLRYGERLLAARSTRDEDPDENMRDDSSRRRVIRGLQRSRTKGRISEGNSDSDRVLTSPSSGLRLGGSGRVSRDRNLLKNEDTRKVTDTTNNSVKLDREGLVIGEDNDDRLLDCYIGSRDISEMVKKAIGAAEAEARAADAPAEAIKAAGDAAAELVKTAALEAWNNTKIEEEVILAASKAASSVVDAAIATEISRTANEVNENLTETKAMEVEGDEMPEDFSILDKEPLARLREKYCIQCLQILGEYVEAFGPILHEKGVDVCLALLQQSFKEEVLDNLSMLPEVLKLICALAAHRKFAAVFVDRGGIQKLLSVRRVPQTFFGLSSCLFTIGSLQGIMERVCALPSDVVSKVIELALQLLVCPQDQARKNAAIFFAAAFVFRAVLDSFDAHDGLQKMLNLLHGAASVRSGGNSGTLGMPDAALRNDRSEILTASEKQIAYHTCVALRQYFRAHLLLLVESLRPNKSSRTVARNTSSARAAYKPLDISNESMDAVFLQIQRDRKIGPAFVRVRWSPVDRFLASNGHITMLELCQAPPVERYLHDLAQYALGVLHIVTFIPHSRKLIINATLSNNRVGMAVILDAANGAGFVDPEVIHPALNVLVNLVCPPPSISNKSSLSAQGQQPASVQSSSGHSESRERFSERHISDRIPLPTQNESREINSEPNLERSNTTVPLTPSGVVGDRRISLGPGFGCAGLAAQLEQGYHQAREAVRANNGIKVLLHLLHPRMITPPAALDCIRALACRVLLGLARDETIAHILTKLQVGKKLSELIRDSGCQAGGTEQGRWQAELVQVAIELIAIVTNSGRASTLAATDAAAPTLRRIERAAIAAATPITYHSRELLLLIHEHLQRSGLTATAALLQKEADLTPLPSLGVPSPPLHQTSVQDTSSVQLQWPSGRASCGFSSDVKMSPRDEDTGLKPESTVMTSKKKTLTFSSSFSQGKSHLPSHSSSVVKSSVVNGHTAHEGLETTPPSACKSTADIEPPSKTPNLLPVKRKLNELKDLFSATPAKRLLTSDLASHSATNQMSTSGQRNHLSNPNCLSPHANTTPRDRFSRGACGSLSGNNIDDIRHPNSYGASTAPVAQSGLPADQQPGNTERMTLDSLVVQYLKNQHRQCPAPITTLPPLSLLHPHVCPEPSRSLNAPANVTARASTREFMKQYGGIHAHRRDRQFVYSRFRPFRTCRDDAALLTCITYLGDSSHIATGSHSGELKIFDSNSGNVLESQTCHQTPVTLVQSASCGGNQFVLSSGLYDVKLWDASSISTGPLHSFEGCKAARFSHSGTNFAALSSDTSRREVLLYDVQTYNVELRLPDSSSNHPGIVRGHAQSLIHFSPLDTLLLWNGILWDRRSSSAVHRFDQFTDYGGGGFHPAGNEIIINSEVWDLRKFKLLRTVPSLDQTVITFNGGGDVIYAILRRNLEDVMSAVNTRRVRHPLFPAFRTIDAVNYADIATVQVDRCVLDLAVDPTDSFVGIIAMDDHDEMFSSARLYEVGRKRPTDDDSDPDDGGETDEDDEENEESEADVDAILEAELDGDGDSDSDDMSNDEDDEDVDSGDELDEGDFNLGGADFEGGRGLLEIMAEGEEEGDSDEGELVESLSSGEEGDFTF; encoded by the exons ATGGAGGCGGTGCCGGGGGCGTCGGCGGACGAGATGGCGCCGGGGACGTCGTCGGCGGCCGGATCAGAGGAGGCGAAGGTGAATGGGGAAGGGGATGACGAGGCGCTGGTCGCCAGGGCGCAGAAGCTGATCGGCAAGATCGTCGACACCCAGGAGAACCCTAACCCTAGGCTCCTCCACGCCCTCGCGTCGATCCTCGAGGCTCAGGAATCAAG ATACCTGCAGGAATCTGTGAGTTCACCTTTTAACAATGTCCGGGCTTCTCATACTATTGGAAGGTTAGCTAACCTAGTGCAG gagaatgatgaattttatgAGGCAATTTCATCAAAATTTTTATCAGAAAGCAGATACTCAACTGGTGTTCGTGCAGCTGCTGCAAGACTGATTCTTAGCTGTTCCTCAAGTTGGATG TATCCGCATGTTTTTGATGATGATGTGCTGGACAACATCAAAACCTGGTTAATGGAGGAAAATATAGAttctaatgatgattgtatatggaAACATGTATTTGGTGAGGATAAGCCAACAGAATCAGAAATGTTGACAACTTATGCTACAGGACTTCTTGCTTTAGCATTGGCTAg TCCTGGTCCAGTTGTTGAAGACATCTTGACATCAGGCTTATCTGCAAAGCTCATGCGTTATCTGCGTACACGGATCCTTGGGGATGCCAATGTTGGTCAGAAAAATTGCACGTACCCGGTAGAGGTCAAGCATGCTTCAGTTGCTAGCTATCTCAGGGGTCGGGATGAAAACAAATTAAGATCACGCGAGGTTTCAGATGCTCCTCGTTTGGAAGGTTTAAAGGCTGGAGATGAAGGGTCATCAGACGATTCATGTGTTCATCGGGATTGTGATAGAGTAACTAGGCAAGTTTGTTCAGATGAGTATTGGGGGGACTCATTGAAACCTGAGATAACTGATTCATCTACGGCAGTTGATGGTGCATATGAGATGGTCGAGGGAAATGCTGATCTTGCTAGTAATGAATGGCAAGATAGGAATTTGCTTGATGGGAAGTTGAGATATGGTGAAAGACTTCTTGCTGCAAGATCGACTCGAGATGAGGATCCTGATGAAAATATGAGGGATGACTCGTCGAGGCGAAGGGTTATCAGGGGATTACAGAGAAGTAGAACCAAAGGAAGGATCAGTGAAGGAAACTCGGACAGTGACAGGGTTTTGACATCCCCTAGTTCTGGATTAAGACTTGGAGGAAGTGGTAGGGTTTCCAGGGACAGAAACTTACTAAAGAATGAAGACACTAGAAAAGTGACTGACACTACGAACAACTCAGTCAAGCTTGATCGGGAAGGTTTGGTCATTGGAGAGGATAATGATGACCGTTTATTGGATTGTTATATTGGCTCAAGAGATATATCTGAAATGGTAAAGAAAGCAATAGGAGCTGCTGAAGCTGAAGCAAGAGCTGCTGATGCACCTGCAGAAGCAATTAAAGCGGCAGGAGATGCGGCAGCTGAACTTGTGAAGACTGCTGCTTTAGAG gCCTGGAATAATACAAAGATTGAAGAAGAGGTCATTTTAGCTGCTTCTAAAGCTGCAAGTTCTGTTGTTGATGCTGCTATTGCAACGGAGATTTCTCG GACTGCGAATGAAGTCAATGAAAATTTGACGGAAACCAAGGCTATGGAAGTTGAAGGGGATGAAATGCCAGAAGACTTCAGCATTTTGGATAAAGAGCCTCTTGCAAGGCTCAGAGAAAAATACTGCATTCAGTGTCTTCAAATTTTGGGAGAATACGTTGAAGCTTTTGGACCAATTCTGCACGAAAAAGGTGTTGATGTCTGCCTTGCATTGTTGCAACAGAGTTTCAAGGAAGAAGTACTTGATAATCTGTCTATGCTGCCAGAAGTGCTCAAACTGATATGTGCCCTAGCTGCTCATCGTAAGTTTGCCGCTGTATTTGTTGATCGTGGTGGCATACAGAAACTTCTTTCTGTTCGTAGGGTCCCACAAACCTTCTTTGGTCTTTCGTCATGCTTATTCACCATTGGTTCTCTTCAG GGTATTATGGAACGTGTGTGTGCGCTTCCATCTGATGTGGTGAGTAAGGTGATTGAGCTGGCACTTCAGCTTCTTGTGTGCCCCCAAGACCAAGCTCGGAAAAATGCTGCTATCTTTTTTGCTGCTGCTTTTGTGTTCAGAGCAGTTCTGGACTCGTTTGATGCACATGATGGCCTACAGAAAATGTTAAATCTCTTGCATGGTGCTGCATCAGTTAGATCAGGTGGAAATTCTGGAACATTAGGCATGCCTGATGCAGCTCTTAGAAATGATCGATCAGAAATACTGACTGCATCTGAAAAGCAGATCGCTTATCATACTTGTGTTGCATTACGCCAGTATTTCAGGGCCCATCTCCTTTTGCTTGTAGAATCTCTTCGTCCAAATAAAAGTAGTCGAACTGTAGCACGTAATACTTCAAGTGCAAGAGCTGCATATAAACCGCTCGATATCAGCAATGAGTCTATGGATGCAGTGTTCCTTCAGATACAGCGTGATAGGAAGATAGGACCTGCATTTGTTAGAGTTCGTTGGTCTCCAGTTGATAGGTTTTTGGCCTCTAATGGTCATATAACAATGTTGGAGCTGTGTCAG GCTCCTCCTGTTGAGCGGTATCTGCATGATTTGGCCCAATATGCATTAGGTGTCCTCCATATAGTCACTTTCATACCCCATAGTCGTAAATTGATTATAAATGCTACTTTAAGCAATAATCGCGTTGGCATGGCAGTTATTTTAGATGCAGCTAATGGTGCCGGATTTGTTGATCCTGAG GTAATCCACCCAGCGTTAAATGTTTTAGTAAATCTTGTATGTCCACCTCCTTCTATCAGCAACAAATCCTCTTTATCTGCACAAGGTCAGCAGCCTGCTTCGGTCCAATCATCAAGTGGTCACTCAGAAAGCAGAGAAAGGTTCTCTGAAAGGCATATTTCAGATCGTATTCCATTGCCCACTCAAAATGAGTCTAGGGAGATCAATAGTGAACCTAATTTGGAGAGGAGTAACACAACAGTTCCTTTGACTCCATCAGGAGTGGTTGGAGATCGCAGAATATCTTTAGGACCTGGATTTGGGTGTGCTGGTCTTGCAGCTCAGTTGGAGCAAGGATATCATCAGGCAAGAGAGGCTGTTCGTGCCAACAATGGTATAAAAGTTCTATTGCATCTTCTTCACCCTCGGATGATTACACCTCCTGCAGCCCTGGACTGCATTCGAGCTCTAGCATGTCGTGTTTTGCTTGGTCTGGCTAGAGATGAAACCATAGCACATATACTTACAAAACTTCAG GTGGGTAAGAAGCTGTCAGAACTTATTCGAGATTCAGGTTGCCAGGCAGGCGGAACAGAACAAGGACGCTGGCAAGCTGAACTAGTACAAGTTGCCATCGAGTTGATTGCA ATTGTAACAAATTCTGGCCGTGCAAGCACATTGGCAGCCACTGATGCTGCAGCTCCTACATTGAGACGTATTGAGAGAGCTGCAATAGCTGCAGCAACTCCTATTACTTATCATTCCAG GGAGCTGTTGTTATTAATTCATGAACATCTTCAGAGATCTGGCTTGACGGCTACAGCTGCCTTGCTACAAAAAGAGGCTGACTTGACACCTTTGCCATCTTTAGGAGTACCATCTCCTCCCTTACACCAAACTTCAGTGCAAGATACTTCATCTGTACAACTCCAGTGGCCATCAGGCCGTGCTTCTTGTGGGTTTAGTTCAGATGTGAAGATGTCTCCGCGAGATGAAGACACTGGTCTAAAGCCTGAATCAACTGTGATGActtccaaaaagaaaacactgACCTTCTCTTCAAGTTTCTCACAGGGGAAAAGTCATCTTCCATCACATTCTTCTTCTGTTGTTAAATCTTCTGTTGTAAATGGTCATACAGCTCACGAGGGCTTGGAAACAACTCCTCCATCTGCTTGCAAGTCTACTGCAGATATTGAGCCGCCATCGAAAACACCAAATTTATTACCTGTGAAAAGGAAGTTAAATGAATTGAAGGATCTCTTTTCTGCAACACCAGCAAAGCGCCTTCTGACGTCAGACCTTGCTTCACATTCTGCAACCAATCAGATGTCAACTTCTGGTCAGAGAAATCATCTTTCAAATCCAAATTGTCTATCTCCTCATGCCAACACCACACCACGGGATCGTTTCAGCAGAGGAGCATGCGGCAGCTTGTCTGGgaataatatagatgatatccgtCACCCTAACAGTTATGGAGCGTCGACAGCACCTGTAGCCCAATCTGGTCTTCCAGCTGACCAACAGCCAGGAAATACTGAGAGGATGACTCTTGATTCATTAGTTGTGCAATATTTGAAGAATCAACATCGTCAGTGTCCAGCACCTATTACCACCTTGCCGCCACTTTCTCTTTTGCATCCACACGTGTGCCCAGAACCTAGCCGGAGCCTGAATGCACCTGCAAATGTAACTGCACGGGCCAGTACCAGGGAGTTCATGAAACAGTATGGAGGAATCCATGCCCATCGTAGAGATCGTCAATTTGTATATAGTCGGTTCAGGCCATTTCGTACCTGCCGAGATGATGCTGCTTTGTTGACATGCATTACTTATCTCGGGGATTCTTCTCATATTGCAACTGGAAGTCATTCTGGTGAGCTaaaaatatttgattcaaacAGTGGAAATGTTTTAGAGAGTCAGACATGCCACCAGACTCCTGTTACACTGGTTCAATCAGCCTCTTGTGGTGGAAATCAATTTGTTCTTTCTTCGGGTTTGTATGATGTTAAGTTATGGGATGCTTCCTCCATTTCAACCGGGCCCTTGCATTCATTTGAAGGATGTAAGGCTGCCCGTTTTAGCCATTCGGGGACCAACTTTGCTGCCTTGTCATCAGACACTTCTCGTCGTGAGGTTCTCCTTTATGATGTCCAAACGTACAATGTAGAGCTTAGACTTCCTGACAGCTCAAGCAACCATCCAGGCATTGTTCGAGGACATGCACAATCCCTGATACACTTTAGTCCATTGGACACACTGCTATTATGGAACGGAATCCTGTGGGATAGGAGGAGTTCAAGTGCTGTTCATCGTTTCGATCAATTCACAGATTATGGCGGTGGTGGGTTTCATCCTGCTGGAAATGAG ATTATAATCAATTCTGAGGTGTGGGATCTTCGCAAGTTCAAGCTTTTGAGGACGGTGCCTTCGCTGGACCAGACGGTAATCACGTTCAATGGTGGTGGGGATGTCATATATGCAATACTGAGGCGCAACCTTGAGGACGTGATGTCGGCTGTCAACACCCGTCGCGTTCGACATCCGCTATTCCCTGCCTTCCGCACGATTGATGCCGTGAACTATGCTGATATCGCGACGGTTCAGGTTGATCGTTGCGTCCTAGACTTGGCCGTTGATCCCACCGACTCCTTTGTGGGCATCATCGCCATGGATGACCACGATGAGATGTTCTCCTCCGCCAGGCTCTACGAGGTCGGTCGAAAACGGCCAACCGATGATGACTCGGACCCGGACGATGGCGGTGAGACTGATGAGGACGACGAGGAAAACGAGGAGTCCGAGGCGGATGTGGATGCGATCTTGGAGGCAGAGTTGGATGGTGACGGAGACAGCGACTCGGATGACATGAGCAATGATGAGGACGATGAAGATGTAGACAGCGGAGATGAACTGGACGAAGGGGACTTCAACCTCGGGGGCGCAGACTTTGAGGGGGGGAGAGGGCTGTTGGAGATCATGGCCGAGGGTGAGGAGGAGGGTGACTCTGATGAGGGTGAGCTGGTGGAGTCTTTGAGCAGCGGGGAGGAAGGGGATTTTACATTCTAA